In Capillimicrobium parvum, a genomic segment contains:
- the def gene encoding peptide deformylase, which produces MSQSDADEEVVEAPNEPPLDDAARARRAAALAQVRQFGDPVLRSKARAVEVFDDELRREVARMGALMEDSIGIGLAATQLGMLRRLLVYRVEHDSPVVALVNPVLEWSSRDEESLDEGCLSLPGVLVEVERPVHVRIRAQNEFGDELTVEASGLEARVIQHEMDHLDGVLILDRTSRDQRKAAVRALRERERDAATA; this is translated from the coding sequence ATGTCGCAGTCCGACGCTGACGAAGAGGTCGTCGAGGCCCCGAACGAGCCGCCGCTCGACGACGCCGCCCGCGCGCGCCGCGCGGCCGCGCTCGCCCAGGTGCGCCAGTTCGGCGACCCGGTGCTGCGCTCGAAGGCGCGCGCGGTCGAGGTCTTCGACGACGAGCTGCGCCGTGAGGTCGCGCGCATGGGCGCGCTGATGGAGGACTCGATCGGGATCGGGCTCGCCGCGACCCAGCTCGGGATGCTGCGGCGGCTGCTCGTCTACCGCGTCGAGCACGACAGCCCCGTGGTGGCGCTCGTCAACCCGGTGCTCGAGTGGAGCAGCAGGGACGAGGAGAGCCTCGACGAGGGCTGCCTGTCGCTGCCGGGCGTCCTCGTGGAGGTCGAGCGGCCGGTGCACGTGCGCATCCGCGCCCAGAACGAGTTCGGCGACGAGCTGACCGTCGAGGCATCCGGCCTGGAGGCGCGGGTCATCCAGCACGAGATGGACCACCTCGACGGGGTGCTCATCCTCGATCGCACGTCGCGCGACCAGCGCAAGGCGGCCGTCCGGGCGCTGCGCGAGCGCGAGCGCGACGCCGCCACGGCGTGA